Proteins encoded within one genomic window of Diceros bicornis minor isolate mBicDic1 chromosome X, mDicBic1.mat.cur, whole genome shotgun sequence:
- the CD99 gene encoding CD99 antigen — protein MDPLLAAGKDALGGVFGLMTLGQYALVLRGMVLKDDKKPKTPPHKNPSADNDLNLEDAIGGDDDPVPHNPAKPRPDPKPRQPGSGGFPDSDLADGTSDGGGGHGESGGRGGQAPDGERQGGFSDSDLADGTSDGGESPGVVPGIVGAVLVAVAGAISSFIAYQKKKFCFKENADQGEVDMENHHSTNAEPPVQRTLLEK, from the exons ATGGACCCCTTGTTGGCCGCTGGGAAGGATGCACTTGGAGGCGTCTTTGGCCTTATGACCTTAGGTCAATATGCTTtggttctcagagggatggtCCTGA AAGATGACAAGAAACCGAAGACCCCGCCCCACAAAAATCCCAGTGCTG ACAATGACCTCAATTTAGAAGATGCTATTGGAGGAGACG ATGACCCAGTGCCACACAATCCAGCCAAACCGAGACCTGACCCAAAACCCCGCCAGCCTGGATCTG gtGGATTTCCCGATTCTGACCTTGCTGATGGGACTTCAGATGGAG GAGGTGGTCACGGTGAGAGTGGTGGCCGTGGAGGCCAGGCTCCTGATGGGGAGAGGCAAG GTGGATTTTCCGATTCTGACCTTGCTGATGGGACTTCAGATGGAG GTGAATCCCCTGGGGTGGTCCCTGGCATCGTGGGAGCTGTTTTGGTAGCCGTGGCCGGAGCCATTTCTAGCTTTATCGCCTACCAGAAAAAGAAGTTCTGCTTCAAAGAGAATG CTGACCAAGGCGAAGTCGACATGGAAAACCACCACAGCACCAACGCTGAGCCCCCCG TTCAGCGGACTCTTCTGGAGAAATAG